From Virgibacillus natechei, the proteins below share one genomic window:
- the cysK gene encoding cysteine synthase A: MRVVQDITELIGNTPLVKLNEVVPDEAAEIFVKLESFNPSKSVKDRAAYNMIKTAEEKGLIKPGDTIIEPTSGNTGIGLAMIAAAKGYKAILVMPDNSTLERRNILKAYGAKVVLTPSDEKMPGAIKKALELQEEIPGSYIPQQFENEANPAIHRTTTAHEIYEQMNGRMDGFVCTSGTGGTVTGTGEVLKEKIPGIHIAVVEPEGSPVLSGGNPGKHMLVGTSPGFVPEILNTDVYDEIIQILDDEAVEMLKKLAQTEGIFVGPSGAAAIFAAIKVAKKLGKGKSVVCIAPDSGERYLSMNLFDND, translated from the coding sequence ATGAGAGTTGTACAAGATATTACGGAATTAATCGGAAATACCCCACTTGTAAAACTAAATGAAGTTGTACCGGATGAAGCTGCAGAAATTTTTGTGAAGCTTGAGTCATTTAACCCCAGTAAAAGTGTAAAAGATCGTGCTGCATATAACATGATTAAGACAGCAGAAGAAAAAGGCTTGATCAAACCAGGAGATACTATTATTGAACCTACTAGTGGAAATACTGGAATAGGGTTAGCGATGATTGCTGCAGCAAAGGGTTACAAGGCCATTTTAGTTATGCCTGACAATAGTACATTAGAAAGAAGAAATATATTGAAGGCATACGGTGCTAAAGTTGTATTGACGCCTAGTGATGAAAAAATGCCTGGAGCAATAAAAAAGGCGCTTGAACTACAAGAAGAAATTCCAGGTAGCTATATCCCACAGCAATTTGAAAACGAAGCAAATCCAGCTATCCACCGTACAACTACAGCACATGAAATTTATGAACAAATGAACGGGAGGATGGACGGTTTTGTTTGTACTTCTGGAACAGGAGGCACAGTAACTGGAACTGGAGAGGTTTTAAAAGAAAAAATTCCAGGTATACATATTGCAGTGGTAGAGCCAGAAGGCTCCCCCGTATTATCTGGAGGGAATCCAGGCAAGCATATGTTGGTAGGTACAAGTCCTGGATTTGTACCAGAAATTCTTAATACGGATGTTTATGATGAAATCATTCAAATACTCGATGACGAAGCTGTGGAAATGTTAAAAAAACTCGCACAAACGGAAGGGATATTTGTTGGCCCTTCAGGAGCTGCAGCTATTTTTGCAGCAATTAAGGTTGCGAAGAAGTTAGGAAAAGGGAAGAGCGTAGTATGCATTGCACCAGACTCAGGCGAGCGATATTTAAGTATGAATTTGTTTGATAATGATTAG
- a CDS encoding twin-arginine translocase TatA/TatE family subunit — translation MFSSIGFPGLILILVISLVIFGPKKLPEIGKAAGQTLREFKSSTKDLTSDVTDEINETKEIINGKENK, via the coding sequence ATGTTTTCAAGTATTGGATTTCCTGGTTTAATTTTAATACTGGTTATCTCGTTGGTAATTTTCGGACCAAAAAAGTTACCAGAAATCGGGAAGGCAGCAGGACAAACTTTACGTGAATTTAAGAGTTCTACAAAAGACTTAACTAGTGATGTTACAGATGAAATAAACGAGACAAAAGAAATAATTAATGGAAAAGAAAATAAGTAA
- the vrrA gene encoding VrrA/YqfQ family protein produces MLFPTQNPRNTANNLMFPNRSLNNPNPTSSNNILQNLFKNQSTAGLVNKGVGGLSNTLNNVQQVLKMVETTTPLVQEYGPMVKNLPAMYKMMKAFKDIESTDDNKEIKKDQTEEEDITENKENTIDDKEDFEPKKDSGESIPKLFI; encoded by the coding sequence ATGTTGTTTCCAACACAAAACCCCAGAAATACTGCAAATAATTTAATGTTCCCAAATAGAAGTTTAAATAATCCTAATCCAACAAGCAGTAATAATATACTACAGAATTTATTTAAGAATCAATCAACCGCTGGATTAGTGAACAAAGGGGTAGGTGGGCTATCAAATACATTAAATAATGTCCAGCAGGTATTAAAAATGGTTGAAACTACAACGCCACTAGTACAGGAATATGGACCAATGGTTAAAAACCTACCTGCGATGTATAAAATGATGAAGGCGTTTAAGGATATTGAAAGTACGGATGATAATAAAGAAATAAAGAAAGATCAAACAGAAGAAGAAGACATAACAGAAAATAAAGAAAATACAATAGACGATAAAGAAGATTTTGAGCCTAAAAAGGATAGTGGTGAGTCAATACCGAAACTATTTATCTAA
- a CDS encoding histidine phosphatase family protein: protein MKKIYFVRHCSADGQHKDSPLTTIGMRQAHLLSNFFSKENIAIDKIISSPYLRAIESIKPFATKSSSEIEIDDRLSERILSDEPIDDWIEVLEQSFNDHNFALPGGESAKDAIQRANTVLESIYSDDNIKNVIIVSHGNIMALLLQQYDGNFGFEKWKELQNPDIYLINYNTDTSTIECLWNA, encoded by the coding sequence ATGAAAAAAATTTATTTTGTTCGTCATTGTTCTGCTGATGGTCAACATAAAGATTCACCATTAACAACAATTGGTATGAGGCAGGCACACCTACTTTCGAATTTTTTTAGTAAAGAAAACATTGCAATTGACAAAATTATCTCAAGCCCATATTTACGGGCAATAGAAAGTATCAAACCCTTTGCTACAAAATCGAGCTCTGAGATTGAAATAGATGATCGATTAAGTGAACGGATATTAAGTGATGAACCAATTGACGATTGGATAGAAGTCTTGGAGCAGTCTTTTAATGATCATAATTTCGCATTACCTGGTGGTGAATCAGCTAAAGATGCCATTCAACGAGCAAATACAGTACTTGAATCGATTTATTCAGATGACAACATCAAAAACGTAATTATAGTGAGTCATGGTAATATAATGGCTTTATTATTGCAGCAATACGATGGTAATTTTGGTTTTGAAAAATGGAAAGAACTACAAAATCCAGATATCTATTTAATTAACTATAATACGGACACATCGACAATTGAATGTTTATGGAATGCTTAA
- a CDS encoding 5'-3' exonuclease has protein sequence MEKQKVLLVDGMALLFRGFFATAFRGNFMKTSKGVPTNGIYQFMRYFLDAVDTFQPTHVICCWDMGSKTFRTDLYAGYKANRDEPPVELVPQFDLIKEVMDAFDMPNIGMENYEADDCIGTLAKVYGIDNDVIILTGDQDILQLVDKGVEVAIMRKGQGNYEVFNYINFHEKKGITPKQIIDLKGLMGDSSDNYPGVKGIGEKTALKLLQEFETIDNILQNIKKLPKGVQTKINSNIDMLHLSRKLAEIKCDVPISCQLDRALWQYDKMKIEEKFDELEFKNLASFL, from the coding sequence ATGGAGAAACAAAAAGTATTATTAGTTGATGGAATGGCTCTCTTGTTTCGTGGCTTTTTCGCGACAGCTTTTCGAGGGAACTTTATGAAAACAAGTAAAGGGGTGCCGACAAACGGAATTTATCAATTTATGCGCTATTTCTTGGATGCAGTGGATACATTTCAACCTACCCATGTTATCTGCTGCTGGGATATGGGAAGTAAAACATTCCGTACCGATCTATATGCGGGATACAAAGCGAATAGAGATGAACCTCCTGTAGAGCTCGTTCCGCAATTCGATCTTATAAAAGAGGTAATGGATGCATTCGACATGCCGAATATTGGAATGGAGAACTATGAAGCGGATGATTGTATTGGCACGTTAGCGAAGGTATATGGTATTGACAATGATGTTATTATTCTTACCGGCGATCAAGATATTCTGCAACTAGTTGATAAAGGGGTAGAAGTTGCAATTATGCGAAAAGGTCAAGGGAATTATGAGGTATTTAATTATATTAATTTTCATGAAAAGAAAGGCATCACACCAAAACAAATTATCGATTTAAAAGGATTGATGGGGGATAGTTCGGATAACTATCCTGGCGTTAAAGGAATTGGTGAAAAAACAGCATTAAAGCTATTACAGGAATTTGAAACAATAGATAATATACTTCAAAATATAAAGAAATTGCCAAAAGGGGTACAAACAAAAATTAACTCGAATATTGATATGCTTCATTTGTCGAGAAAGCTTGCCGAAATTAAATGTGATGTGCCTATTAGTTGTCAGCTTGATCGTGCATTATGGCAATATGATAAAATGAAAATTGAAGAAAAGTTTGACGAGCTGGAATTTAAAAATTTAGCATCTTTTTTATAA
- a CDS encoding DUF6501 family protein produces MIHLDWENRETIKQIECVHADAKKFVVHDKLTPGKKYDVKNETDEFYFINDNSNRIGGFLKYYFKEL; encoded by the coding sequence ATGATTCATTTAGACTGGGAGAATAGAGAAACGATAAAACAAATTGAATGTGTACATGCTGATGCGAAAAAATTTGTAGTTCATGATAAATTAACACCAGGTAAAAAATATGATGTTAAAAATGAAACAGATGAGTTTTATTTCATTAATGATAATAGCAATCGAATAGGAGGATTTCTTAAATATTATTTTAAGGAACTATAG
- the mce gene encoding methylmalonyl-CoA epimerase, giving the protein MDYKLDHIGIAVRNLEESINFYENILGAKLIDRYRSESKGVESEIATMEINGNRTELLSPTNNTTSPIARFLKQKGKGVHHIAYYVNDLDEALEDLKHKGIRTLEETLRINQHGRRLIYLNPADTEGTIIEYCDYPNQENKIE; this is encoded by the coding sequence ATGGATTATAAACTGGATCATATTGGTATTGCTGTTCGAAATTTAGAAGAAAGTATAAATTTTTATGAAAACATACTTGGTGCTAAATTAATTGATCGGTACAGAAGTGAATCAAAAGGTGTAGAAAGTGAAATTGCAACTATGGAAATCAATGGGAATCGTACCGAATTACTCTCACCGACTAACAATACGACCTCTCCAATTGCCCGTTTTTTAAAGCAGAAAGGAAAAGGTGTTCACCATATCGCTTATTACGTTAATGACCTTGATGAGGCGTTAGAAGATTTAAAGCATAAAGGAATTCGCACATTGGAAGAAACGCTTCGCATTAACCAACATGGAAGACGATTAATTTATTTGAATCCAGCTGATACAGAAGGAACAATTATTGAATACTGTGATTATCCGAATCAAGAAAATAAAATAGAATGA
- a CDS encoding D-serine ammonia-lyase produces MVFSAKELSTWKEKHPLLKQIINVEPVTWLNSNLKESKHIPKLPFTKADIYEAEKLWTRFTPFLKKAFSELEDTDGFIESPLKEIDELKIALENTYDSKIDGKLYLKMDNELPIAGSIKARGGFYEVLHYAETLAIENGLINYNENYEAFLTAEFKSFFQQYAIGVGSTGNLGLSIGIMSAKLGFNVSVYMSVDAKQWKKDLLREKGATVYEFSGDFSEAIYAGRQETIADPKGYFVDDESSKHLFLGYSVAALRLEKQLEEKSIKVDADHPLFLYLPCGVGGSPGGIAFGMKMIFGDHVHCFFVEPTHSPSVLIGLLTGEKEKVSVQDFGIDNRTEADGLAVGRPSSFATSISDHLISGIYTVEDDELYKLLTMLADYENIYVEPSATAGLIGPQQVLSSDYINKYGLDKDNATHIAWATGGDLVPESDMKQFYQKGKSVLNRA; encoded by the coding sequence ATAGTGTTTTCAGCAAAAGAGTTGTCAACTTGGAAGGAAAAACATCCATTATTGAAGCAGATAATAAATGTAGAACCAGTTACATGGTTAAACTCGAATTTAAAAGAAAGTAAACATATTCCTAAATTACCTTTTACCAAAGCAGACATCTATGAAGCAGAAAAATTATGGACTCGGTTCACTCCATTTTTGAAAAAGGCTTTTTCTGAGCTTGAAGATACAGATGGTTTTATTGAATCTCCTCTAAAAGAGATTGATGAGTTAAAGATAGCCCTAGAAAATACTTATGATTCAAAAATAGATGGAAAACTATATTTAAAAATGGATAATGAACTCCCGATTGCTGGATCAATTAAAGCGAGAGGTGGGTTTTATGAAGTTCTTCACTATGCGGAAACTTTAGCGATAGAGAATGGACTTATTAATTACAACGAAAATTATGAAGCGTTTTTAACTGCTGAATTTAAATCATTTTTTCAACAGTACGCAATTGGTGTTGGTTCGACAGGCAACTTGGGCTTAAGTATTGGAATAATGAGTGCGAAGCTTGGTTTTAATGTGTCGGTTTATATGTCTGTAGATGCGAAACAATGGAAAAAAGATTTACTTCGCGAAAAAGGAGCTACCGTATATGAATTTTCCGGAGACTTCAGCGAAGCTATTTATGCAGGACGACAGGAAACAATAGCGGATCCGAAAGGGTATTTCGTAGATGATGAAAGCTCAAAGCATTTATTTCTAGGCTATAGCGTAGCGGCATTAAGGTTGGAAAAACAATTGGAAGAAAAAAGTATTAAAGTAGATGCAGATCACCCGTTATTTCTTTACCTACCTTGTGGGGTTGGCGGATCTCCAGGTGGAATTGCTTTTGGCATGAAGATGATTTTTGGGGATCACGTGCATTGTTTCTTTGTAGAGCCAACTCATTCTCCGTCTGTTTTAATAGGACTGTTAACAGGAGAAAAGGAGAAAGTAAGTGTACAGGATTTTGGTATTGATAATCGCACAGAAGCAGATGGATTAGCTGTTGGTCGACCATCGAGCTTTGCGACGTCTATTAGTGATCATTTAATAAGTGGTATCTACACGGTGGAAGATGATGAATTGTATAAGTTACTTACTATGCTTGCTGATTACGAGAATATTTATGTAGAACCATCCGCCACTGCTGGTCTTATAGGACCACAACAGGTATTGAGCTCAGATTATATAAATAAGTATGGCCTGGATAAAGATAATGCAACTCATATTGCTTGGGCAACAGGAGGAGATCTTGTGCCAGAATCGGATATGAAGCAGTTTTATCAAAAGGGGAAATCAGTGCTGAACCGAGCATAG
- a CDS encoding YozE family protein, with translation MRSFYQFLMTFRGKKQPDDQSYLADWVFFDHGFPKYSNDYDEISSYLEWNSPFSNALIVFDEIWELYNLSNE, from the coding sequence TTGCGATCTTTTTACCAATTTTTAATGACGTTTCGAGGAAAGAAACAGCCAGATGATCAAAGCTATCTAGCGGATTGGGTGTTTTTTGATCATGGTTTTCCTAAATACTCAAATGACTATGATGAAATAAGCTCCTATTTAGAATGGAATAGCCCTTTTTCTAATGCATTAATTGTATTCGATGAAATATGGGAATTATATAATTTAAGCAATGAATAA
- a CDS encoding acylphosphatase: MIRGGKINKYLIVSGRVQGVGFRYSAAQKAKELQLSGWVRNKIDGTVELEVEGDENKINHYIDEMNAGFNQFIQVKDIKEITYQEKGYNNFSIK; this comes from the coding sequence ATGATTAGAGGTGGTAAAATCAATAAATATTTGATAGTAAGTGGTCGTGTACAAGGTGTTGGTTTTAGATATTCAGCTGCACAAAAAGCGAAGGAATTGCAGCTTAGTGGTTGGGTTCGTAATAAAATTGATGGTACAGTAGAGTTGGAGGTTGAGGGTGACGAAAATAAAATCAATCACTATATTGATGAAATGAACGCTGGTTTTAATCAATTTATTCAAGTAAAGGATATCAAAGAGATTACTTATCAAGAAAAGGGATATAATAATTTTTCAATTAAATAA
- the tatC gene encoding twin-arginine translocase subunit TatC, which yields MVDDNIQSSDKEMNLTGHLSELRNRLIVTAVFFVAFFIVGFIFVQDIYWFFVNDLDFELHVISPGEIIWIYFSMAGIVAIAGTIPLLFYQVWAFIKPGLTSKERKASLAYIPATFLLFLAGLVFGYFMFIQLILPFLLSLNDGMFNEMFTIERYFGFLFRVTLPFAVLFEIPIITMFLTTIGILSPDFMRKNRKYAYLLLVIVGTIVTPPDFILQIVIAIPLLFLYEISIYLSSVVYRKKLKKQQEFMESDRVE from the coding sequence ATGGTTGATGACAATATACAATCAAGTGATAAAGAAATGAATCTTACTGGACATTTATCAGAATTACGAAACAGACTAATTGTCACGGCTGTTTTTTTTGTTGCTTTTTTTATTGTTGGTTTTATTTTTGTACAAGATATTTATTGGTTCTTTGTGAACGATTTGGATTTTGAACTACATGTTATCAGTCCAGGAGAAATTATATGGATTTATTTCTCAATGGCTGGAATAGTAGCAATTGCAGGTACCATTCCTCTCTTGTTTTATCAAGTTTGGGCATTTATCAAACCAGGACTGACCTCTAAGGAAAGAAAAGCATCTTTAGCATATATTCCAGCTACATTCCTGTTGTTTCTTGCCGGATTAGTTTTTGGATATTTTATGTTTATTCAACTCATTTTACCCTTTTTACTGTCACTAAATGACGGTATGTTTAATGAAATGTTCACGATCGAGAGATACTTTGGTTTCTTATTTCGTGTGACATTACCATTTGCAGTCCTATTTGAGATACCAATTATTACGATGTTCTTAACAACAATAGGAATTTTATCACCAGACTTTATGCGCAAGAATAGAAAGTATGCCTATTTATTATTGGTTATTGTTGGAACAATCGTGACACCACCAGATTTTATTCTGCAAATTGTTATAGCTATACCATTATTATTCTTATATGAAATTAGTATTTACTTGTCTTCAGTGGTATATCGTAAGAAACTAAAGAAACAGCAAGAATTTATGGAAAGTGATCGTGTTGAATGA
- the msrB gene encoding peptide-methionine (R)-S-oxide reductase MsrB, whose protein sequence is MSSNREIATFAGGCFWCMVEPFDERPGIIDVVSGYTGGTVENPTYEQVCTNTTGHLEAVQITFDPTIMTYEQLVNTFWQQIDPTDPNGQFNDRGESYQTAIFYHNQEQRQIAEQSKQDLETSGKFSKPVVTEIIPAKTFYAAEVEHQDYYKKQSFHYQLYKKGSGREDFIKNNWQQKWDKNELKAKLTPIQYNVTQESGTETPYQNEYWDNEEEGIYIDIISKDVLFSSQDKFDAACGWPSFTKPVDNYQVTEKTDKTHGMIRTEVRSKNADSHLGHVFEDGPKEAGGLRYCMNSAAMKFIPKDKMADEGYGNYSYLFK, encoded by the coding sequence ATGAGTTCAAATAGAGAAATAGCAACATTTGCTGGTGGATGCTTTTGGTGTATGGTAGAACCGTTTGACGAGCGCCCAGGTATAATAGATGTCGTTTCAGGTTATACAGGAGGTACAGTTGAGAATCCTACGTATGAACAAGTTTGCACAAACACAACAGGTCATTTGGAAGCTGTACAAATTACATTTGATCCAACAATAATGACATATGAGCAGCTTGTTAATACGTTTTGGCAGCAAATAGATCCTACCGACCCTAATGGACAATTTAATGATAGAGGAGAGTCTTATCAAACGGCAATATTTTATCATAATCAAGAGCAAAGACAAATAGCAGAGCAGTCTAAGCAAGATTTAGAGACAAGCGGAAAGTTCTCCAAACCAGTTGTAACTGAAATTATCCCAGCTAAAACTTTTTACGCTGCAGAAGTTGAACACCAGGATTATTATAAAAAACAGTCGTTTCATTATCAATTATATAAAAAAGGATCTGGAAGGGAAGACTTTATAAAAAATAATTGGCAACAAAAATGGGACAAAAATGAGTTGAAAGCAAAATTAACTCCTATACAATATAATGTCACACAAGAGAGTGGCACCGAGACACCATATCAAAATGAGTACTGGGATAACGAAGAAGAAGGGATCTATATTGATATTATTTCTAAAGATGTATTATTCTCTTCACAGGATAAATTTGATGCGGCCTGTGGTTGGCCAAGCTTTACAAAACCAGTAGATAATTATCAAGTCACAGAAAAAACCGATAAAACACATGGCATGATTCGCACGGAAGTCAGAAGTAAAAACGCTGATTCTCATCTTGGCCATGTTTTTGAAGATGGTCCAAAAGAAGCGGGAGGATTGCGTTATTGTATGAACTCAGCTGCTATGAAATTTATTCCTAAAGATAAAATGGCTGATGAAGGATATGGTAATTACTCTTATCTTTTCAAATAA
- the tatA gene encoding twin-arginine translocase TatA/TatE family subunit, whose translation MFSSIGIPGLILILIIALIVFGPSKLPEIGKAVGSSLKEFKNATKDIISDDDSPNKNDDHTSTKK comes from the coding sequence ATGTTTAGTAGTATAGGCATCCCTGGGTTAATACTAATTCTAATAATAGCATTAATCGTTTTTGGACCTTCCAAATTACCAGAGATCGGAAAAGCTGTTGGAAGTTCATTAAAAGAATTTAAAAATGCTACCAAGGACATTATATCTGATGACGATTCTCCAAATAAAAATGATGATCACACATCAACTAAAAAGTGA
- a CDS encoding indolepyruvate ferredoxin oxidoreductase subunit alpha, giving the protein MAFVITSPCIEEKSGECVEVCPVDCIEEGKDMFYIDPDICIDCGACEAVCPVEAIYMEDEVPEKEHEFIEINRKFFEE; this is encoded by the coding sequence TTGGCTTTTGTAATTACATCACCGTGTATAGAAGAAAAATCAGGGGAATGTGTGGAAGTTTGTCCTGTTGACTGTATAGAGGAAGGGAAAGACATGTTTTATATTGATCCAGATATCTGTATCGACTGTGGAGCATGTGAAGCAGTTTGTCCTGTTGAGGCTATCTATATGGAAGATGAGGTACCAGAAAAAGAACATGAATTTATTGAAATAAATCGTAAATTTTTTGAGGAATAA
- a CDS encoding PH domain-containing protein, producing MHFPSKRDLWMTMVLWGIALVGVIMPIVNGEMIAFLFLLPLSALLLWFWFSTGYKIEDDIIKIRYGPIRMKVPIKNILIIKKRKNPFTAPALSVDKLELVSGRFDVISISPENQEEFVKSVLKVNDEIKLDSRINVKE from the coding sequence ATGCATTTCCCTTCGAAGAGAGACTTATGGATGACGATGGTATTGTGGGGGATAGCGTTAGTAGGAGTTATTATGCCTATTGTGAATGGCGAAATGATCGCATTTTTATTTCTATTACCGTTGTCCGCACTCTTATTATGGTTTTGGTTTAGTACAGGCTATAAAATAGAAGATGACATAATTAAGATACGTTATGGCCCAATCAGAATGAAAGTACCTATAAAAAATATACTAATTATAAAGAAAAGGAAAAATCCGTTTACAGCGCCAGCGTTGTCGGTAGACAAGTTGGAGTTAGTCTCTGGTCGATTTGATGTTATTTCTATTTCTCCTGAAAATCAAGAGGAATTTGTAAAATCCGTCTTAAAAGTAAATGATGAAATTAAATTAGATAGCCGAATAAATGTTAAGGAATAA
- a CDS encoding FAD-dependent oxidoreductase produces MTNSQLPEFPESYWRRSVNLPTFPKLQESMKVDVGIVGGGITGITAAYLLGKQNLNVALFEAGEILDGTTGYTTAKVTAQHGLIYDEIIQNSGIEKASLYYQAATEAKQFIKETIDQLQIECDYQREDAYLYTNTESYINKLENEKKAYDQLKINSELTENIPLNIPMKSALIMKDQAQFHPLKYLKELTEECQKLGVQFFEQTMVEDLEYNKQPTIITSDGPRVTCNYVISASHFPFYDKQSFFFARMYPERAYVTAIKSNKKFPGGMYINAESPTRSIRSTSINGEDLWLISGENHKTGQGESTITHYNELKEFAKQHIGIDELVYRWSAQDLTTLDKVPYIGPIKEDEDTVLVATGFRKWGMTNGTIAAKILSDHILEKDNPYKALYSPSRIEANPAVKEFSKINADVAKHMIKGKLDFKKNDIDELSADDATVTRINGKRTGVYKDKNKELHMVDTTCTHMKCEVDWNSGERTWDCPCHGSRFSYTGDVVEGPATEPLAKVENEM; encoded by the coding sequence TTGACTAACTCACAACTACCAGAATTTCCTGAATCCTATTGGCGTAGGTCTGTAAACCTGCCAACATTCCCAAAATTACAAGAGTCTATGAAAGTAGATGTAGGAATTGTAGGCGGCGGCATCACAGGAATAACAGCAGCCTATTTATTAGGAAAACAAAATTTAAATGTTGCATTATTCGAAGCAGGTGAAATATTAGATGGGACAACAGGTTACACAACTGCTAAGGTAACTGCACAGCATGGGCTTATATATGATGAAATCATTCAAAACTCAGGTATTGAAAAAGCTTCACTTTATTATCAAGCTGCTACAGAAGCTAAACAGTTTATTAAAGAAACAATTGATCAGCTCCAAATTGAATGTGATTATCAAAGAGAAGATGCCTATCTATACACGAATACTGAATCTTACATCAACAAGTTGGAAAATGAAAAGAAGGCCTATGATCAACTTAAAATAAATAGCGAATTAACAGAAAACATACCATTAAATATACCGATGAAATCAGCACTAATTATGAAAGACCAAGCACAATTTCATCCATTAAAGTATTTAAAAGAATTAACTGAGGAATGCCAAAAACTTGGCGTGCAATTTTTTGAACAGACAATGGTTGAAGATTTGGAATACAACAAGCAACCTACAATTATTACTAGCGATGGCCCACGTGTTACATGTAACTATGTTATTTCCGCATCACATTTCCCGTTTTATGATAAGCAAAGTTTCTTTTTTGCGCGAATGTACCCTGAAAGAGCTTATGTTACGGCCATTAAATCAAACAAAAAATTTCCTGGTGGCATGTACATAAATGCAGAATCTCCTACAAGATCCATACGCAGCACATCCATTAATGGAGAGGACCTGTGGTTAATTAGTGGGGAAAACCATAAAACTGGTCAAGGTGAATCAACAATTACGCATTACAACGAACTTAAAGAATTTGCTAAACAACATATAGGTATTGATGAATTGGTCTATCGGTGGTCAGCACAGGATTTAACAACACTTGATAAAGTGCCATATATTGGGCCGATTAAAGAAGATGAGGACACTGTATTGGTGGCAACTGGTTTTCGCAAATGGGGCATGACTAATGGCACAATTGCAGCAAAAATTTTAAGTGACCACATTTTAGAAAAAGATAACCCATATAAAGCATTATACTCGCCATCTAGAATTGAGGCTAATCCAGCAGTAAAAGAATTCAGTAAAATAAACGCAGATGTAGCAAAACACATGATTAAAGGAAAACTGGATTTTAAGAAGAATGATATTGATGAGCTTTCTGCTGATGATGCAACCGTTACAAGAATTAACGGAAAACGCACTGGCGTATACAAAGATAAAAATAAAGAACTCCACATGGTAGATACAACATGTACACATATGAAATGTGAAGTTGACTGGAATTCAGGCGAACGCACGTGGGATTGTCCATGTCATGGATCAAGGTTTTCATATACTGGAGATGTTGTTGAAGGCCCAGCTACAGAACCGTTAGCAAAAGTAGAGAATGAAATGTAA
- a CDS encoding VOC family protein — MLFSFKKIDHVQLAAPEGSENIARKFFTDILGFEEVEKPKTLKKRGGVWFSFGVNQLHIGIEEPFSPAKKAHPAFEVENIEELKNHLANNEIKYVLDNNLPGANRIYVDDPFGNRIELLEWRN, encoded by the coding sequence ATGCTATTTTCGTTTAAAAAAATTGACCATGTTCAACTAGCTGCACCAGAGGGGTCAGAAAACATCGCAAGAAAATTCTTCACTGATATTCTAGGTTTTGAGGAAGTGGAAAAACCGAAAACATTAAAAAAACGAGGTGGGGTGTGGTTTTCATTTGGTGTTAATCAACTTCATATAGGAATTGAAGAACCATTTTCACCAGCTAAAAAGGCACATCCTGCATTTGAAGTAGAAAATATCGAAGAATTAAAAAATCATTTGGCAAATAATGAAATCAAGTATGTTTTAGATAATAACCTTCCTGGTGCGAATAGAATATACGTCGACGACCCATTTGGGAATAGAATTGAATTATTAGAATGGCGAAATTGA